The Herbaspirillum sp. RTI4 genome has a segment encoding these proteins:
- a CDS encoding phosphoheptose isomerase, which produces MTNQRIIAHFQESAELKIQSAAVLAQPIAQAIDVMFVALSNGNKILACGNGGSAADCQHFAAELVGRFERERLPLPAMALTTDTSILTAVGNDYSYLEIFSKQVQAFGQAGDVLLAFSTSGNSANVLAAIDVALERDMRVVALTGKGGGAIGKRITEADVHICVPHDRTARIQEVHLVTLHCICDGIDVALFGGDLND; this is translated from the coding sequence ATGACAAATCAACGAATCATTGCCCACTTCCAGGAAAGTGCAGAGCTGAAAATACAATCCGCTGCGGTCCTGGCACAACCGATCGCCCAGGCGATTGACGTGATGTTCGTCGCCTTGTCGAACGGTAATAAGATTCTTGCCTGTGGCAATGGCGGCTCGGCCGCCGACTGTCAGCATTTCGCCGCTGAACTGGTGGGACGCTTCGAGCGCGAACGTCTGCCGCTGCCGGCAATGGCGCTGACGACCGATACCTCCATCCTGACGGCCGTTGGCAACGACTACAGTTATCTGGAAATTTTTTCCAAGCAAGTACAAGCTTTTGGTCAGGCCGGCGATGTATTGCTGGCGTTTTCAACTTCGGGCAATTCGGCCAATGTGCTGGCCGCTATCGACGTGGCGCTGGAGCGCGACATGCGCGTCGTGGCGTTGACCGGCAAGGGCGGCGGCGCAATCGGCAAACGGATTACCGAGGCGGATGTCCATATCTGCGTACCACACGACCGTACAGCGCGCATCCAGGAAGTGCATCTGGTGACGCTGCACTGCATCTGCGACGGCATTGACGTCGCTCTATTTGGAGGTGATTTGAATGATTGA
- a CDS encoding YraN family protein: protein MALPASRPSGQTDRQVTGAAAEQSALDYLAQQHLRLVMRNFRCKGGEIDLVMQDGEVLVFVEVRWRASAQFGGAAASVTRSKQNRLIIAAHTFLARYRAPPPCRFDVVAFESGRMVWLKNAIEAG from the coding sequence GTGGCACTACCTGCTTCTCGACCATCAGGGCAGACCGACCGCCAAGTGACCGGTGCTGCCGCCGAGCAGTCTGCGCTGGATTATCTGGCGCAGCAGCACCTGCGCTTAGTGATGCGTAATTTTCGTTGCAAGGGCGGCGAAATTGACCTTGTCATGCAAGACGGCGAGGTGCTGGTCTTTGTGGAAGTACGCTGGCGCGCCAGCGCGCAATTTGGCGGGGCGGCCGCCAGCGTAACCCGCAGCAAGCAAAACCGGCTTATCATTGCAGCGCACACATTCCTCGCGCGCTACCGCGCACCGCCGCCGTGTCGCTTCGATGTGGTGGCCTTCGAAAGCGGCCGGATGGTCTGGTTAAAAAACGCCATCGAAGCCGGCTGA
- a CDS encoding penicillin-binding protein activator, translating to MLLKLRIALTLGTALLGGLSGLCAHAQANTTVVTDPAPIAAGPVRVALLLPLHSGVFGAAADAVRTGFLTAYEFDKQQITVNIVETGDTAQQMLTAYTAAIAANDIVVGPLSRSGVTAVAQSGQVSKPTIALTQPDLVSEVGIVLPQQLLLLGLSVEDEARQVAQWVEREKTPGKIFTLSTSLSWQRRAAKAFSQQAQRMGMQVESLEVTSAGNALNAGGLAQLQQRLQAEKPALIFAALDAAQAKQLRNAIGGEIPVYGTSQLNPLTLADQATAVAAPKADEISGVAAIADNPVSEKLADLNGVRFVDIPWQLQRDSVAVTTYPRRIVSAGEKHDADLERLYALGIDAYRVARQLAGRRYVFDLDGATGKLSIDMQHGATSMQRIETPGVYQDGLPVPLADQR from the coding sequence ATGTTGTTGAAATTACGGATAGCGCTGACGCTTGGCACCGCCTTGCTCGGCGGACTGAGCGGATTGTGCGCCCACGCGCAGGCAAATACAACCGTCGTCACCGATCCGGCCCCCATAGCGGCTGGGCCGGTCAGGGTTGCGCTGCTGCTGCCCTTGCATTCCGGTGTGTTTGGCGCGGCGGCCGATGCGGTACGCACCGGTTTTTTAACCGCGTATGAATTCGATAAACAGCAGATCACCGTCAACATCGTCGAAACCGGCGACACGGCGCAACAAATGCTGACTGCCTACACCGCGGCCATTGCCGCCAACGATATCGTGGTTGGGCCGCTGTCGCGCAGTGGTGTGACGGCAGTGGCGCAAAGCGGTCAGGTCAGCAAGCCGACTATCGCACTGACGCAGCCCGACCTCGTCAGCGAGGTCGGAATCGTCTTGCCGCAGCAATTGCTCTTGCTGGGTCTGTCCGTCGAGGATGAGGCGCGGCAAGTGGCGCAATGGGTGGAGCGGGAGAAAACACCGGGCAAGATATTTACCTTGTCCACGTCTTTGTCCTGGCAGCGGCGTGCGGCCAAGGCGTTCTCGCAACAGGCGCAGCGAATGGGCATGCAAGTGGAATCGCTGGAAGTAACCAGCGCGGGCAATGCTCTCAATGCAGGCGGGCTGGCGCAATTGCAGCAACGCTTGCAGGCGGAAAAGCCAGCCCTGATTTTTGCCGCGCTCGATGCGGCACAGGCCAAGCAACTGCGCAATGCGATCGGCGGCGAGATACCGGTGTATGGCACGTCACAGCTCAATCCGCTGACTCTGGCGGATCAGGCGACCGCCGTCGCGGCACCAAAGGCAGACGAGATCTCGGGGGTGGCTGCGATTGCCGACAATCCCGTGAGTGAAAAACTTGCCGATCTCAATGGCGTCCGCTTTGTCGACATTCCCTGGCAATTGCAGCGCGATTCGGTGGCGGTCACCACGTATCCGCGCCGTATTGTCAGCGCCGGCGAAAAGCACGACGCCGATCTCGAACGCTTATATGCGCTTGGCATCGATGCTTACCGCGTGGCGCGCCAATTGGCGGGTCGCCGTTACGTATTTGACCTCGATGGTGCTACCGGCAAACTGAGCATCGACATGCAGCATGGTGCGACCAGCATGCAGCGCATTGAAACTCCGGGGGTGTATCAGGACGGCTTGCCGGTGCCGCTGGCGGATCAGCGTTAA